The nucleotide window cttaccTCTCATGCCCCAGGTTTATTCTGCagccaaaaaagggaaaatgggaaagaaacGAAGAAGTAGAATCAATTGTAGGAAACTGCTGAGTGCTCATTCTCCAATTCCACCTTTTGATCACAGCTGCCGTGGATTCTTTCCCACAAGTGCATGGAGTGATGGGTCACCCTGTGACACTGCCGTGTACTTATCCAGTGTCTAAGGGACTCTCATCCATGTGCTGGGGCCGAGGGGCATGTGCTTCTGACACATGTGGACAAACACTTATCTGGACTGATGGCCACAGAATGTACTCTCAGACAAACAATCGCTACCAGCTGAAGGGGCAGCTTCTTCAAGGTGATGTGTCCTTGACGATAGAGAATGTCACTGAGAGTGACAGTGGTCTCTACTGCTGTCGGGTGGAAATGAAGGGATGGAATGGTGTACAGAGACTGACCACCTCACTGCAAGTTCAACCAGGTAAGTGTGCCTTGTTGCCTTGCTAGTAATTTGTTCTTTTCCCAGAACAAGGAAACAAAGGTTCTTATAAACATGCTTGTGATTAAAcacttgctttttattattttttttaatgacacagTCTCATGTATTTCAGGCTGTCCTGATCGCCATGCCCTCCTGGTTCTCCAGCCTATAGCACTCTGGTCCTGATAACATAGTTGTGTACCAccaacttgtttatttatttgtttaagccCTAAAGTCAACCTTAAATCAAGATCATGAGTTAAGTCAGGACCCAGGCCCTAACTGTACTTGGGACAGTCATGTTGGTCCATGAAACTGCCTCCACTCTGTCTGTGGGGATCTTCATTTAGGCCAAAGTGATTTGAATGAAAGGGATCCTCTGCCTCAGAGTTAATGTCTTGTGATACTGAAActcctgtttctgtttatttgtttgaacagggtttctctgtgcagccctgggtgtcctggatctccttttacataccaggctggcctggagctcacagagatccacctgcctctgactcccaagtactgggggcGCTGGTTACCACACCCTGCCAAAACACCTCTCTTCAATACTGTCAAGCACAACTGCTCTGACCTGAAAAGCACGCAATGCAGGATGCTGCTGTGCAGATGAGCTGGCTTCAACGAGGGTCAGCTGACCTTACTGAGAGCAGGTCACATCATAGATGGAAAGTTCCACTCCATGTCTGCCCTGCCTTCAGCTTTAACAATAGTCCTCACATCATGTCACAAAATTTTTATACACAAAAATGACCACAAGGGAAAGTATTTCTCTTCCAACACCTGTTCAGTGATTACTAGTGAGAAATTCATAAAAGCCCCAGTTCTTAAATCATTAGAGTTTCCTTTTTGATGTGAACATCCTTTTCATAGAAGGAGCTGAATCATGAGGATGTAACTTCTGGTGATATTCCCTGATCTCCTTGGCTTACACTGACAATATACATCCATTCTAACTTGCctccaatttttaaaatccagAATATCATTTTGTAATTGTTCAGCCTCTGCCGTTTTTTActtactttcttatttattatctatttatttttgacattgaATCTCACCATGTCGTATAGATGGTCAGGATCTCTACAAGTAGATCAGACTAGCCTAACTCACAGAACCAACTGCCTATCTTTTGACCCATGGGATCAAAAGCCTATTTTACAACGTACAGCTGCTTGAATATTTTACAGTGAGCTGTTATCAAGCATAGAAATTATTTTACAGGCCAGTGTTTAAAAGTCCTCTGGCTAGTCAAGGGGTTCAAAAATGACATTCTGCTTTATCTTTTaaccaccattttttaaaaaataatttgtgattCTAACACGTGGAGCTTCCTCTTAAGGTGTCCTGGGACCCTCATCAGCTCCTTTAGCCTTTCCCACCtacatgggagaaaaaaaaaatgccccagagcaagagaaggaaagcTCCTGAGCTGGTGATTCTTTCCTGGCCTTGTTCTCATAGTGATCTGACTAGATTGTTCACGTTTGCTTTTCTCTCCACCTCAGAGGTTTATGTTCTCCAGGGAGGGTGTGTACTGTGCCCAGGCCTCTGCCAACATGTTAGACTGGTTCAACAATCTGATATTTTGAAACCAATAGTGTGAATAGTTTTATTGCAgcacagccacacccactccTTGCTAAGTTATCAGCAGTGACTTTCAAGCTGACTGACATGAGTGCTTGCTCTGGAGCACCTATGCTTCGGTTCCTGAGTCCAAGACACTTACTATCTGGCCCTCTATAGGAAAGGGGCTTGAaggccagtgagacagctcaatGGGTATCTTAgctatggtttctattgctggctgggaagagacaccatgaccatggcaactcctataaaggaaaaacttctaattggggtggcttacattatcatcatggtgtgacatgatgatgcacaggcagacatggttctggagaaggagctgagagtcctacatcttgacctgcaggcaacaggaaatcaactgtctcactgggtgtagcttaaGCATAGGTAGGatatctcaaagcctgcctctacagtgacacacttccctccaacaaggccacgcctatttcaaaaaggccacacctactccaacaaagtcatacttcttaatagtgccactccctttgggggccattttctttcaagccacaacagtgggtaaaagtgcctTGGTCAAGCTTGATTACCTGAGGTCAGTTCTTGCAGCCTACTTGGTAGAAGttgagaaccaactccttcaagttgtcctccgaccttaACACATTGGCCAtggaaaattacacacacacacacacacacacacacacacacacacacacacacacacacacaaggtagagagaagacagacagagatagggaGAGCAacagaaatacaattttttttaaatttaaaaagcaggcTGAACTCTGCTTTCACTAGTTTCCTGCATGTAACAAGTGAACACATTTCttttggtgcacgcctttaatcccagcacttgggaggcggagccaggccgatctctgtgagttcgaggccagcctgggctacacagtgagttctagaaaaggtgcaaagctgcacagagaaaccctgtctcgaaaaacaaaaaacaaaaaactctcaaTTTGAGTGACATCACATCCATTAAAGAGGAGTGTTCAAAGGAGTTGACCCCAGTTCCTGGGGTTTTATTTTGTAGTTGGCAGAGTTAAGATGGACAGAAGCTGCTTATGTGGAAACTGTCAGCTGACCAAATTACTGTGTGTACCTTCCGGACTTCCCCGTGGACTGTGCTTCCAAGCACTCTCTTCCCTGAACCCCAGTCTGGGATCTCTGTGCACTCTCAGAACACTAGTAAGCCGTTTGGATTCACACAgcacttgtgggttttttttaaatttgtgaattACAGATTAAAACTGCCTTGTCCCAATATCAGATCTGCAGTGCTTCAAGATCTGAAACCTCTTGGGCATTGCCTTGGTAATATACCTGGAAAATTCAAAGCCATGAAGTATTCATACACAGAATATCAATAGTTTATAAACCTACCTATAAGCTATGTATATAAAGTGTATGCATATGAATGCTACATCTATCCACATTTAGACTTGAGGCCTGTCGGTAAGCTATATGTAAACTTTACAAAATTTTCAGAATTACCCAAATTCTGAAACTCCTGGAACCAAAAATTTTTGGATAAGGAATATTCACACTGTTTCTCTTAGATTGGAAGAAACCATAAATGGCTGTGTCTCTTCTCTACTCAAATGTGCAAATCATTTAGTGTTGGGCCTTGCAAGGGAACTCCTGTTGGCCAGCTAGCCCAGTTAGCCTTATGATGCAATGCTCTATGGTGTGTCCTCTCAGAACTGACTGCATTGAACACACTGAGTCTGTAGTCTGTGGATGAAGTCAGTCACCACTGAGAGCAGTCCCAGTCCCCCATACCCTCTCAGTGTCACAGAGATGCTTAGAGACATCTGAGGATCTGACCCCTGTTATTTATACAGTGTGTCCTTAGGAACATGGACTCTGTTCTCATCTCCATGTTCTCTGTGCAGCTGCCTCCTATTGATGAGCCTATCTCCAGGGccctgtcctgcccagtcctaGTTGGTCAATGACAAAAAACAGAAGTGCAGGAAACGAGCCTCTCTGGGGACAGCCTCTCCCTGGTGTGCTAGAGAGTGGGTAGAGGGAAggctcttctttcttcttgcttgGCTGACCCTTACTTTCACATTGATTTCTAAATTCAGGAGTTCCAACAAGTTCTTCAGGGAGACTTACAGGTGGATTCAAACCTATCAATAGACCCAGACCTACTCCAATGAGTCCCATAACAACTCTAAGGAAACCCAGAATTACTCCAAGGAGACCCAGAACTACTCCAAAGAGACCCAGAACTACTCCAAAGAGACGCAGAGCTATTCCAAGGAGTCCCACAACTACCACAAAACCCACAACTACTCCAAGAAGACCAAAAACAACCAGAAAACCCACAACTACTCCAAGGAGACCCTCAACAACCAGAAAACCCACAACTACCACAAAACACACAACTTCTTCAACAAGACCCACAAATGCTCTAAAATCAACCAGAATCTCTACCTCTACTCCTCCACCACCAGCAAACGCACCGACTCCAAAACCAGGTAAAACCCAATGTGCTTCAGCAATCAGAGGCCTTTTCATGGGGTGATGCAGGACATACTGGACAGCAAGGCAGTCATAAGTATGATCTAGGTGAAGGGTTATAGATGGGTTCCAAACAATGACTTCACAATGCCTGTGATTCTCCAAACTTTTTACATGTGCCCTCTGCTCTGCTGTAAAAATTTGAACATGGAGTACACCTGTCTCTCTATATGAGAGTCTCTGAGGATTCACTACTAGCCAAACAGGTGGATAATTGATCTAGGATAGCTGATGAGGATGGTGGGAATCTGGTCCAGCTGGACATGACTTTCTGATAGAAAAACTAAATTATGACTGAGAACTAGGGTCAGGGTAGGGAGACTCTTGACCCTTTACATCCATTCTGGAATTGGGCCATCCAGTTGAGGCCATAGTTCAGGGAGGCTATCATTTGGTATTTCATGAGCATCAGGCAGTATGCTACTTGCTTCATGATGCTATGCTTAATTCTCAAACACTGTTCATATTTTATAGTCACATGAACTGACAGAGTCAGAAAGCTCATGGTGGAAGTTATGAAGACAGAAAGTGGCTCAGACTCTGTCCCTGTTCACTTGCGTTGGAAGCTGGCTCTTCTGACTCCAGGGTCAGACCTCTGCCATGGGCTCTGAGATTTATGTTTGGAAGGTTTGCCCTATATTCAAATCTTCACTGAAGAAGACTCCATAAGTCTCCCTTTTGCTTCAAGGATCTTTAATTATTTGTGAAACAGGaaaattcaaaaatatgttttttatacGGATGATTTTACACATTAGAGTTAAAGTCCTTAGGAAAGGTGGCATGTTCAAGcttgggctggagatgtggcacCATAGCTAAAAGCAAGTATTGTTCTTGAAGACATCCTGATTTGGTTCCAGGCACCCATGTTgagcagctcacaaatgcctgtacttccaggggatctgagacctATGGTCTCCATAAGCTTTTGCAATTAAGTGCAGAAACCCATACACAGAtggcatatgcatatacatgaaatttaatgtaaaataaattttatgcatGTGCTTTGGCTGATACCCTAAAGTTCATACTTCGATTTCCCACAGAAATGAATTTAGACTTAAGAGCAATGGATAGTTTTTTAGAGATGGGAAAAAGATTGACATCCAAAGACAAGATGGGTCAAAATCTTCTACATCCAGGAGGGAAGATAAAGTAGCAGTTAGAGACACATAAAGCTTGCTGCAACCCATCCAGCCCCTGAGGTTAAGGCTGGATTCTGTGAGCAGCCAAGTGTCAccgattttttgttttgttttgttttttgctatcTGATGGGAGGTGTTGATTTCCTTGCCTCTCATTGGCCTGTGGGTACATCAACCAGGATGACTCTGAGGGACTGGGCTACAAGCTGAGGTTACAGAGGGCTTTAGGATATAATTGGGATTTTGGAGAATAGGATTTTTGAGAAAACCACTTTGTTCCAGGCAGCTGCATACACTGGAGAACTGTGTGATCTCTCAGGATTGACAGAACTTTTCAATGCTTCGTTTCTGTCTGCTTCAGAGGATGGGATCATGGGCATAGTTTGGAGAACATGGACAAGTTACTGACTTCATGGAAAACAGAGATTTAGAAAAGTAGTGACAGCTGGCATGATCATGTGACCAGCTGGGGCAGTATtctctgagttttattttgttgagataggatcttaaCATGGCTGGTATGGAACTCATGTTGTAGACCAAGCTTGCCTTGACgtcacagagatctttctgcctctccctctggtGATAAAAGGTGGTTACCACAATGCTTGCCAGtgttgaattaaaattttatctttttccatATTTGAGTCACTTACTCTTGTACTTGGAAGGTCTTGCTTAAGGTCCTAGGTCACAAACAGAGCTCAGACTGTAGATGGTACCTAAACCTAGTAATTGCCTTTGGCTCCTTAGAAGTGAGCCTCCAGTGAGTAAAAATGTAAGCACTGTAATGTGAGGACTGAGGAGGCCTATGAGTCATCCAACTTCACTCATGCTGGTCAAAGCCCTTGTCAGTAACTGGGACTTCCATAGACCTGTACTATTTCCACTCACTGTTTGGGCatcctgtatgtgtgtgctgccAGCAAATATGTCTGTCATTTGCTAAAATTACAATTGTGTAATCATCTGACATGTGCTTTTTCAAGAATAAAATgaaaccgggggggggggggcttactgTTAGGATGTAAAGCATTTGTTTATTGCTGTAATTCAGCAGAATGAGAATGCTGTACATACAGATTTTAGAAagcataaaaattataatttgttcTTAAAAAAAGGTATGTCAGAAACACCCCAATATGTGAATGGAGTTTGGTGACTCTCCTGCCATATGAAATCCCAATCTTCACATCATGTGGGTGATATTATAAGTGATTGCTGAAGCAGTTCTGATCCAAGCGAAGGCACACTGACATATTGGATAAGAATACACACAAGCTGTTATGGATGTCGTGGTAGTTCCACTGATTCTGAGTAGAGTCATCCTGACCTTTCAGTGTGTATATGATCTTTGTGCACTTACCATCCTTAGCTAATATGGAAGTATAGATAAGGTGAGACCTTAGACTGTTCCAAAACTAAATGCTCTGGTTCCCTTAAATTTGTAGATATACTCCGACATTTGCATGTTTTATCTACAGAGGgtggtggggaaggagagaaaggaagaaggagaaggaggaagaggaacagcaggaggaggaggagcaggagcagaagaaggaagaggaggaagaggaggatgatgaggagaggagagagtttTCCATAAAGCCAGAACAGAAAGGTTAAGATATACAACTTCCTAGATAAATTTAGCAAAATACTAGTATTTATTgtgatctctgtgtgtctgtaattTTTGATCATGTTATTTAAGTTTCAATCCATCATAGAAGctattgtgaatatgtgtggtgTCTATAATGCAAATCAAACATTTTTCTAATgacaattttcattctttttgagCAGTTTACACCGATACTGTGAGATCTTTACAGCGCCCTTGGAATAATCACTCTGTAAGCATATCCCTCCCTGTGTTAATAGTGAGATTCACTTGTCTGTCTTCCTGGAATCATGTTGCATTTAAAGACTTTGTAAATCAATTTAGTTCACAGActtttgtctcaaaagaagaagaaaaaatagaagaaaagaaaaagagtccgGCATAGTAGTTTATTCCTTCATCTTAGGATTCAGGAAGCTGACACAGAAGATaccaagtttcaggatagcctggACTACCTGGTCAGCTTGAGTTACAAAGCGATACCATGTCTCAAAGATCCCAGAGAGgagattggggatttagctcagtggtagagtgcttgccatgggttcggtcctcagctctgggggaaaaaaagatcccagagagacagacagtatTAAATGTATGATAATAAATACattgaaaagaagagaagaatttGACTCTAAAAAGGGTGTTAGGAAGCAACTTTGTTAGAGATATCCAATAAAAGATATTTTACAAAGCAATGGAGGGAGgtaaggacacagagaaaaacaaaatgactgATTTTCTatggttaaaataaaaagaatgagctAACTAGAGGAGaataaattaacacatatttttGTATTCTAGTGCAGTATCAGAAACTATCATGCCATGTTGAAAGTTTTGCTAATTAAGCAGACTTGTACTGTTTTTTAACACAATCCTGCATGGTGAAGTTGTACCTGAGCTTGGTTAACTGCAGTGCAGACATCTTTACCAGAACGAAGAAATAATTTAGaattaaatacaaaacaagaaatagCAACATCTGATCTCTGAAGCTGTCAATCTGGCTCTAGGTGCATTGAGAACAGTGCACAGAGAtacatttgtgtgcttgtgtctaggtttgggggtttgtttgtttttgagacaggggctcctggagaacaggctggcctcaaattctttaTGGAGTTGAAAATGATCATGAACTCCAGGACctactgtctctacttcccaagtcctgggattacaggtgtgcacccccatgcTTAGGAACAGCACTATACATTTTAAACCTGTAGATTAACTTCCTGGATTCTATCTCATGAAGAGATTGAAAAAAACATATGGGAAGATAAATGAGAAAGAATAGCTACTGCTGCCATAATCAGGAAATCATAATCAGGAAAATGTTATGAAGTAAATGTCCACATGGGCATGGTGGACCTGCCTGTGATCCAGGCACTCAGAATatgtaggcaggaggatcagaagtccatcatattggctgcatagtgagtcccaggccagcctaggatacaggagaccctgtctcaaaaaacagcgAACATTACTTTATATCCCCACAGTGTTTGTCAAGAAGAACCTGAGAATTCTCCTTCCAGCTGAACATGTTTGAGGACATAGAGACAGTGCTCACAGAGCTTAACTAACTTGTCCATGGTCTCCCTGACGAGGCAGAGGAGCTGGGATTGTGACTCCAGAGACAAGGCTCATTCATACAGGGTCAAAGACCTGGTCTCTATTTCTCCACTTCCCTGTAGTTAAACCCATCCCATGGGCTCTGTTTAGGGTTGGTAGATGAGTGCTAAGCTGTTAGAGGGGCCTCACCTGCTACCCAGCCTGTCTCCTGCTTATTCCAGTAAGTGGTGATCCCTAATTACCTGCACCAGGGCACTAGGGGAGATTCTGCATTTCTGTCTGATCACATGGTGTTAATCAGGCTGCATCCAGGAGCAGCTTCCTCTGAATGGTTTATAAAGATGTAGATTTCGCCTGGCATGGGGATCCATGGCTTTAATCCTACCCATTAGGGGGCAGAAGCATGTGCATCTCAGCATTAGAAGCAAGCCTGGTCTTcatagagagctccaggctgCCTGTGGCTATAAAGTGAGTGagtaagtgagagagagagagagagagagagagagagagagagagagagagagagagagagaagaagaagaagaagaagaagaagaagaagaagaagaagaagaagaagaagaagaagaagaagaagaatccagaATTGTCTTTTATAAGACAATTAGGATCTGTGAGGAAAGACCAGTTTCAGCAAATGAGCACATATGGGCAACATCAAAGTGTTGACTTAGATAGGAGCCATTGTTTTTCTCAATGGAGAAATAACctaggaatattaatgcagatataATCCCTCACAAGATAAACAACCATGCTGTCACCTCAAACCAAATAGAAAACGTTTTCATCCTTCTCTTAGACACTTTGAAGTTTGCATTGTCTAGCATTGCACAGCTTAGTACCAGTTCAGGATGTTTGAGTTTACTGGcatgttctattttatttaaacacatggtctttccatgtagccctggctgtcccagaactgctgtgtagaccagactgtcttggaactctcagATGGTCTTCTGCCTCTGATGGAGTCCAGGTGCACACTCCCACTTACTTGCATATTATAGAGTAGccacagaaaatggagagaaaagtcTAGGTTGAGGGTCAGGATGTGTTTTCTACTCATCTCATTTGGTGCCTCTTCAATGATTGATGTTTCCTTAGGAAATGGTCCCCACACCAAACCCCCTGAAGATCCACGTCAAGGGCCTCTATATCGGCATCTCCGTGTCTGTTGTGCTTCTGCTTCTCATGATTATCCTGGTGATCATAAGTGAGTAACTCTATCGAGCTTTCAGTGTTAGCAATGGGAGTGGGTCTTCCTGATTAATGATCACAAAATCCAAGGAAGGTTGGCAGAGCAAAATGTTTTTGTAGCATAGTGCAAAGCCTCTTTAAATTCACCTAGCAAAGTGGGGGTCCTGCTGAGCCTTCACCTCTAAAACAA belongs to Peromyscus leucopus breed LL Stock unplaced genomic scaffold, UCI_PerLeu_2.1 scaffold_1610, whole genome shotgun sequence and includes:
- the LOC114689256 gene encoding hepatitis A virus cellular receptor 1 homolog, which produces MMRSQVLISVLLILLPAAVDSFPQVHGVMGHPVTLPCTYPVSKGLSSMCWGRGACASDTCGQTLIWTDGHRMYSQTNNRYQLKGQLLQGDVSLTIENVTESDSGLYCCRVEMKGWNGVQRLTTSLQVQPGVPTSSSGRLTGGFKPINRPRPTPMSPITTLRKPRITPRRPRTTPKRPRTTPKRRRAIPRSPTTTTKPTTTPRRPKTTRKPTTTPRRPSTTRKPTTTTKHTTSSTRPTNALKSTRISTSTPPPPANAPTPKPVYTDTVRSLQRPWNNHSEMVPTPNPLKIHVKGLYIGISVSVVLLLLMIILVII